The Deltaproteobacteria bacterium genomic interval TCTCATGCTCACTGGGATCACATTGGAGGATTGTCAGATTTTTTAAAGGTAAACAACAATGTTAAGGTTTATATTCCAAAAACTTGTCCTGAGCCGTCTGGTGCAAAAGAGGTGATTGTCGTAAAAAATGCTTTAAAGATTCATGATAATGTTTTTTCTACCGGCGAACTGGATGGTATAGAGCAATCTTTGTGCATTAAAACGGACAGGGGAATAGTTTTAATTGTAGGATGTTCTCATCCTACAATGGAGCATATT includes:
- a CDS encoding MBL fold metallo-hydrolase → SHAHWDHIGGLSDFLKVNNNVKVYIPKTCPEPSGAKEVIVVKNALKIHDNVFSTGELDGIEQSLCIKTDRGIVLIVGCSHPTMEHIFKAASEFGEVHAIIGGLHGFREFELFKDLELICPCHCTQYKQEIFSLYTDKCIKGGAGRIIEI